In Crassostrea angulata isolate pt1a10 chromosome 6, ASM2561291v2, whole genome shotgun sequence, a genomic segment contains:
- the LOC128188368 gene encoding protein yippee-like 1 isoform X2 produces MVKTFQAYLPNECHRKYSCVHCRAHLANHDELISKSFQGSQGRAYLFNSVVNVGCGPAEERVLLTGLHAVADIFCECCKTTLGWKYEHAFESSQKYKEGKFIIELAHMIKDNGWA; encoded by the exons ATGGTGAAAACCTTTCAAGCGTATTTGCCAAACGAGTGCCACCGAAAATATAGTTGTGTTCACTGCCGGGCTCACCTGGCCAATCACGACGAACTTATCTCAAAG TCTTTCCAGGGAAGTCAAGGAAGAGCTTATCTATTTAACTCGGT ggttaATGTTGGTTGTGGCCCGGCAGAAGAGAGGGTTTTATTAACGGGACTCCATGCTGTGGCTGACATATTCTGTGAATGCTGTAAAACAACACTAGGATGGAAATAT GAGCACGCTTTTGAATCCAGTCAAAAATACAAGGAAGGAAAATTCATCATTGAACTTGCTCACATGATCAAGGACAATGGCTGGGCCTGA
- the LOC128188368 gene encoding protein yippee-like 1 isoform X1, producing the protein MVKTFQAYLPNECHRKYSCVHCRAHLANHDELISKVSYKYSCVHCRAHLANHDELISKVSYKYSCVHCRAHLANHDELISKSFQGSQGRAYLFNSVVNVGCGPAEERVLLTGLHAVADIFCECCKTTLGWKYEHAFESSQKYKEGKFIIELAHMIKDNGWA; encoded by the exons ATGGTGAAAACCTTTCAAGCGTATTTGCCAAACGAGTGCCACCGAAAATATAGTTGTGTTCACTGCCGGGCTCACCTGGCCAATCACGACGAACTTATCTCAAAGGTAAGCTATAAATATAGTTGTGTTCACTGTCGGGCTCACCTGGCCAATCACGACGAACTTATCTCAAAGGTAAGCTATAAATATAGTTGTGTTCACTGCCGGGCTCACCTGGCCAATCACGACGAACTTATCTCAAAG TCTTTCCAGGGAAGTCAAGGAAGAGCTTATCTATTTAACTCGGT ggttaATGTTGGTTGTGGCCCGGCAGAAGAGAGGGTTTTATTAACGGGACTCCATGCTGTGGCTGACATATTCTGTGAATGCTGTAAAACAACACTAGGATGGAAATAT GAGCACGCTTTTGAATCCAGTCAAAAATACAAGGAAGGAAAATTCATCATTGAACTTGCTCACATGATCAAGGACAATGGCTGGGCCTGA